The DNA sequence ATCAGCTCCTCGGAGCGGGTCACGGACACACTTCTGTCCGACGTGGGAGCTTCCCGAACGGGATGGCGGTCGATTTGACAGCCGCTCCGAGACGGATAAGCTAGTGAAGTTGCCTCAGCGCGATCAGCGCGGGGCACGGAACTGGTCCTGATCTTCACGGCATGTCGATTTGACAGCCGGAAAGACACAGGTAAGACTGAGAAGTTGCCCTTCGGGCCTGACTGTGATGGTTGGGTCGGGGGAGCGTCCGATCCTTGAGAACTCAACAGCGTGCACTTGTCAAATGCCAAATAACCTCGTTCCTGCTTCGGCAGGGTGAGATTCCTTTGGATCAAAGACCAGCCCTTCGGGGTTGGCATTCGGATGAAGTCAGCAATGAATTTGTCTCTTTGGTCAGCATCAAACTCGCTGCGTCATCGTTTTCCCGGTGGTGTATGCATTTCTTTTTTACGGAGAGTTTGATCCTGGCTCAGGATGAACGCTGGCGGCGTGCTTAACACATGCAAGTCGAACGGTGAACACGGAGCTTGCTCTGTGGGATCAGTGGCGAACGGGTGAGTAACACGTGAGCAACCTGCCCCTGACTCTGGGATAAGCGCTGGAAACGGCGTCTAATACTGGATACGAGTAGCGGCCGCATGGTCAGTTACTGGAAAGATTTTTTGGTTGGGGATGGGCTCGCGGCCTATCAGCTTGTTGGTGAGGTAATGGCTCACCAAGGCGTCGACGGGTAGCCGGCCTGAGAGGGTGACCGGCCACACTGGGACTGAGACACGGCCCAGACTCCTACGGGAGGCAGCAGTGGGGAATATTGCACAATGGGCGGAAGCCTGATGCAGCAACGCCGCGTGAGGGATGACGGCCTTCGGGTTGTAAACCTCTTTTAGCAGGGAAGAAGCGAAAGTGACGGTACCTGCAGAAAAAGCGCCGGCTAACTACGTGCCAGCAGCCGCGGTAATACGTAGGGCGCAAGCGTTATCCGGAATTATTGGGCGTAAAGAGCTCGTAGGCGGTTTGTCGCGTCTGCTGTGAAATCCCGAGGCTCAACCTCGGGCCTGCAGTGGGTACGGGCAGACTAGAGTGCGGTAGGGGAGATTGGAATTCCTGGTGTAGCGGTGGAATGCGCAGATATCAGGAGGAACACCGATGGCGAAGGCAGATCTCTGGGCCGTAACTGACGCTGAGGAGCGAAAGGGTGGGGAGCAAACAGGCTTAGATACCCTGGTAGTCCACCCCGTAAACGTTGGGAACTAGTTGTGGGGTCCATTCCACGGATTCCGTGACGCAGCTAACGCATTAAGTTCCCCGCCTGGGGAGTACGGCCGCAAGGCTAAAACTCAAAGGAATTGACGGGGACCCGCACAAGCGGCGGAGCATGCGGATTAATTCGATGCAACGCGAAGAACCTTACCAAGGCTTGACATATACGAGAACGGGCCAGAAATGGTCAACTCTTTGGACACTCGTAAACAGGTGGTGCATGGTTGTCGTCAGCTCGTGTCGTGAGATGTTGGGTTAAGTCCCGCAACGAGCGCAACCCTCGTTCTATGTTGCCAGCACGTAATGGTGGGAACTCATGGGATACTGCCGGGGTCAACTCGGAGGAAGGTGGGGATGACGTCAAATCATCATGCCCCTTATGTCTTGGGCTTCACGCATGCTACAATGGCCGGTACAAAGGGCTGCAATACCGCGAGGTGGAGCGAATCCCAAAAAGCCGGTCCCAGTTCGGATTGAGGTCTGCAACTCGACCTCATGAAGTCGGAGTCGCTAGTAATCGCAGATCAGCAACGCTGCGGTGAATACGTTCCCGGGTCTTGTACACACCGCCCGTCAAGTCATGAAAGTCGGTAACACCTGAAGCCGGTGGCCTAACCCTTGTGGAGGGAGCCGTCGAAGGTGGGATCGGTAATTAGGACTAAGTCGTAACAAGGTAGCCGTACCGGAAGGTGCGGCTGGATCACCTCCTTTCTAAGGAGCATCTGACCCACGTTGTTCGTTGAATTGCGTGTTGTCCAGAACTCAGATCAGAGCGTTCGTCTCTGCTGGGAGCTCATGGGTGGAACATTTGACATGACATCAGCGCAGCTGATTTCTGCTAGTACGTCGCTTCGGTGGCTGGAACGTGGGGGTTGGTGAGCGGGGTGTCTGCACGCTGTTGGGTCCTGAGGGACCGGGCCGGCCCGTTGGGTCGAACTGGACCTCTGGGCCTTTCGTCGTCTCCCCGTGGTGGGAGGGGGTGAGGGGTACCGCCCGTACTTTGAGAACTACACAGTGGACGCGAGCATCTTGCAACAACTTTCGGGTTGTTGCGCAAGATGATCTTAAAGATCATTAGTCAATCTCCATGCCTTTCGGGGTGTGGCGATCGATTCGAACTCATGTGATTTCAAGTCTTTAAGAGCAAACGGTGGATGCCTTGGCATCTGGAGCCGAAGAAGGACGTAGCAATCTGCGATAAGCCTCGGGGAACTGATAAGCAAGTTTTGATCCGAGGGTGTCCGAATGGGGAAACCCCGCTGGGCGGCGTGCCGACCTAGTGACTCCCGCCTGAATATATAGGGCGGGTAGAGGGAACGTGGGGAAGTGAAACATCTCAGTACCCACAGGAAGAGAAAGCAACCGCGATTCCGTTAGTAGTGGCGAGCGAAACCGGATCAGGCTAAACCGAGCGTGTGTGATATCCGGCAGGAGTTGCACGTTCGGGGTTGTGGGACTTTTCAGTCATTTCTGCCGAGATGGCGGCGTTACAAGAAGGTATAGACGAACGGTCTTGAAAGGCCGGTCATAGAGGGTGCCAACCCCGTAGTCGAAATGCCTTGCTTGGCGCGAAGAGTATCCCAAGTAGCACGGGGCCCGTGAAATCCCGTGTGAATCTGTCAGGACCACCTGATAAGCCTAAATACTCCCAGATGACCGATAGCGGACAAGTACCGTGAGGGAAAGGTGAAAAGTACCCCGGGAGGGGAGTGAAATAGTACCTGAAACCGTTTGCTTACAAACCGTTGGAGCACCCCTGGTAGGTGTGACAGCGTGCCTTTTGAAGAATGAGCCTGCGAGTTAGCGATATGTGGCGAGGTTAACCCGTGTGGGGTAGCCGTAGCGAAAGCGAGTCTGAATAGGGCGATTCAGTCGCATGTCCTAGACCCGAAGCGAAGTGATCTATCCATGGCCAGGCTGAAGCGACGGTAAGACGTCGTGGAGGGCCGAACCCACTTAGGTTGAAAACTGAGGGGATGAGCTGTGGATAGGGGTGAAAGGCCAATCAAACTTCGTGATAGCTGGTTCTCTCCGAAATGCATTTAGGTGCAGCGTTGCGTGTTTCTTGCCGGAGGTAGAGCTACTGGATGGCCGATGGGCCCTACAAGGTTACTGACGTCAGCCAAACTCCGAATGCCGGTAAGTGAGAGCGCAGCAGTGAGACTGTGGGGGATAAGCTTCATAGTCGAGAGGGAAACAACCCAGACCACCAACTAAGGTCCCAAAGCGCGTGCTAAGTGGGAAAGGATGTGGAGTTGCTCTGACAACCAGGAGGTTGGCTTAGAAGCAGCCACCCTTGAAAGAGTGCGTAATAGCTCACTGGTCAAGTGATTCCGCGCCGACAATGTAACGGGGCTCAAGCACGCCACCGAAGTTGTGGCATTGACATTATTGGTAGGCCTTCGTGGTCCAGCCGTGTTGATGGGTAGGAGAGCGTCGTGTGGCCAGCGAAGCGGCGGGGTAACCCAGCCGTGGAGGCTACACGAGTGAGAATGCAGGCATGAGTAGCGAAAGACGTGTGAGAAACACGTCCTCCGAAAGACCAAGGGTTCCAGGGTCAAGCTAATCTTCCCTGGGTAAGTCGGGACCTAAGGCGAGGCCGACAGGCGTAGTCGATGGACAACGGGTTGATATTCCCGTACCGGCGAAGAACCGCCCAAACTAATCCAGTAGTGCTAAGTGTCTGAATCCCACTGACTGATCCCTTCGGGGTGACGCTGTGGGCCTAGCGCACGACCCCATGCTGGTGCGGTTAGCGTATTAACAGGTGTGACGCAGGAAGGTAGTCCAAGCCAGGCGATGGTTGTCCTGGTGCAAGTGCGTAGGCCGAGTCATAGGCAAATCCGTGACTCATACAGGCTGAGACACGATGCGGATAAAAAGTGGATGATCCTATGCTGCCAAGAAAAGCATCGACGCGAGGTTCTAGCTGCCCGTACCCCAAACCGACTCAGGTGGTCAGGTAGAGAATACCAAGGAGATCGAGAGAATCGTGGTTAAGGAACTCGGCAAAATGCCCCCGTAACTTCGGGAGAAGGGGGGCCATCCACTTATACGGACTTGCTCCGGAAAGGGTGTGGTGGCCGCAGAGACTAGTGGGTAGCGACTGTTTACTAAAAACACAGGTCCGTGCCAAGTCGCAAGACGATGTATACGGACTGACGCCTGCCCGGTGCTGGAAGGTTAAGAGGACCGGTTAGCCGCAAGGCGAAGCTGAGAATTTAAGCCCCAGTAAACGGCGGTGGTAACTATAACCATCCTAAGGTAGCGAAATTCCTTGTCGGGTAAGTTCCGACCTGCACGAATGGCGTAACGACTTCCCAACTGTCTCAACCGCGAACTCGGCGAAATTGCATTACGAGTAAAGATGCTCGTTACGCGCAGCAGGACGGAAAGACCCCGTGACCTTTACTACAGCTTGGTATTGGTGTTCGGTGTGGCTTGTGTAGGATAGGTGGGAGACTGTGAAGCATGGACGCCAGTTCATGTGGAGTCATTGTTGAAATACCACTCTGGTCACTCTGGATATCTAACTTCGAACCGTAATCCGGTTCAGGGACAGTGCCTGGTGGGTAGTTTAACTGGGGCGGTTGCCTCCCAAAAAGTAACGGAGGCGCCCAAAGGTTCCCTCAACCTGGTTGGCAATCAGGTGTCGAGTGTAAGTGCACAAGGGAGCTTGACTGTGAGACTGACAGGTCGAGCAGGGACGAAAGTCGGGACTAGTGATCCGGCAGTGGCTTGTGGAAGCGCTGTCGCTCAACGGATAAAAGGTACCTCGGGGATAACAGGCTGATCTTGCCCAAGAGTCCATATCGACGGCATGGTTTGGCACCTCGATGTCGGCTCGTCGCATCCTGGGGCTGGAGTAGGTCCCAAGGGTTGGGCTGTTCGCCCATTAAAGCGGTACGCGAGCTGGGTTTAGAACGTCGTGAGACAGTTCGGTCCCTATCCGCTGCGCGCGTAGGAAGTTTGAGAGGATCTGACCCTAGTACGAGAGGACCGGGTTGGACGAACCTCTGGTGTGTCAGTTGTTCCGCCAGGAGCACCGCTGATTAGCTACGTTCGGGATGGATAACCGCTGAAAGCATCTAAGCGGGAAGCCGGCCTCAAGATGAGACTTCCATACCTTCGGGTGAGAGGCTCCCAGCCAGACTACTGGGTTGATAGGCCAGATGTGGAAGCACGGTAACGTGTGCAGCTGACTGGTACTAATAAGCCGATGACTTGATAACACACCGTTCGTTGGTGCTTGCGTCCACTGAGTGGTTCTCGATGTACGGTCGAGAACCGCATAACTAGACTTTGTCGTTATGCAACGATTGAAACATCAATAGTGTTTCGGCGGCCATAGCGTGAGGGAAACGCCCGGTTACATTCCGAACCCGGAAGCTAAGCCTCACAGCGCCGATGGTACTGCAGGGGGGACCCTGTGGGAGAGTAGGACACCGCCGGACTCCTTTTAGACAGAAGAGCCACCCAGAGCTGGGTGGCTCTTCTGCGTTAACCGCGTCGTCCGCGGACGACAGTCGGCCATCGCTGCAGGGGGATGACCTTTTGCGGTTTCAGGCGCGTTCGCGCACGGGAAGCCGCAGTGCGACGACGGTTCCGGAGCCCTCGACGGAACGCACGGAGACATCGCCACCGTGCCGACGTACGACCGTCGCGACGAGCGTCAGCCCGATACCCGAGCCGGGGACGTCCCGCGCATTCCTCGCGCGTGCGAGCTCGTCGAACACGGAGGAGAGCTCTGCTGCAGGGATGCCGCGCCCGGCATCCGCGATCTCGACGATCGCCCAGCCGTCCTGCTCCCGCAGGCGGACCTCGATCGGCCCCTGCACGGAGTACTTCGCCGCGTTGCCGAGGACGTTGTCGATCGCGAGCGACATGAGGTCCAGGTCGAGCTGCAAAGGTGGCACGCTCCAGGGGACCCGGGTCACGGACAGCACGGTTCGTGCCCGCGCGGCGGGATCCTGGTGACCCAGGGCCTCGATCGCCTCGGCCAGCATCTCCTCGAGTGAGACCGGCTCCCTCTCCAGGGGTCTCGTCTCGAGCTCCGACAGCTTGCGGAGGTCCCTCACGAGACCGCTCAGCTTCTGCGCCTGCGCGTCCACCGTGTCCCAGGCTGCGTCACGGACGACCGCGCTGGCGGGGCTGCTCGCTCCTGCCGCAGGGTTCGCCGTCGCGACTGTCGCACGGATCGCGGTGAGAGGGTTCTTGAGTTCGTGGTCGAGTCGGGCGAGGAAGCGTTGATGGTTCGCGCGCTCCCGGTCGGCGGCGGACTGCGCCGCTGCAGCCGTCGCCCGCTGCCGCGCGCGTTCGGCTGCGACACGTCGGCGCCGCCAGACGAGGATGCTGAGCGGGATCGCCGACACGAGGGCGCCGGCGACGAGCACGCCGGCCGGGAGAGCGAGCTCTGCGGCGAGCACGCGCTCGTCACCGGCGACCAGCATCCCTCCCGCGGTGAGCGCGCAGATGCCGACGGGGACCGCGGTGAGCACGCCGAGCGCGACATCTCCGGCGCGGCTCACGCGGGCACCACCCGTGCGACGAACTGGTACCCGATGCTCTGAGCGGTCTCGATGAAGGGACCCCCTGCGCCGGCCTCGCCGAGGACTCGCCGCAACTCGGCGATGCGGTGGTCGACGGCACGGCTCGATGTCGTGAAGTCGAACCCCCACAGGGTGGCGAGCAGATGCTCGCGGGTGTGGACCTCGCCCGGGTGGAGCATCAGGTACTCCAGGAGAGTCATCGCCTTGGGGGTGAGCGAGAGCTCGGCATCCGCTCTCCACACTCGACGCGCCGTCCTGTCGAGGACGAGATCGGCGGCGCGCAGCCGATGCGCCGACCGCAGCGTGGCACCGCCCTGGGCCGTACGGCGGAGCACAGCCCGGATGCGCGAGATCAGCTCATGCGGGTCGAACGGCTTGTTGAGGTAGTCGTCGGCGCCCTCGTCGAGGGCGGCGCTGCGCTCCCACGACTCGCCGACCTGCGTGAGCAGGATGATGGGCAGCCAGAGCTGCCTGGCGCGCACCCGACGGACGAACTCCCGACCGTCGACGTGGGGCATGAGCACATCGCAGACGACGAGGTCCGGCACGTCGCGCTCGACCTCGCGGAGCGCGTCGCGCCCGTCGCCGGCGATCCGCACGGAGAAACCGCTGCGCTCGAGGAACGGCCCGAGCGCGGTCGTGATCGCGTCGTCGTCGTCGACGAGGAGGATGCCGGGGCGATCTGGCGCGTCCACCGCTCAGCCCCTCCGCAGCGTATTGGCCGTGCCGGTGTCGTTCACGGACGGGGTGGCGCCCGCCCAGAACACCGAGCTGGCGCTGCCCGACACCGACACGGCATCCACTGTCTCCACGTAGACCACGGTGCCGTCCCCGGAGAGCACGAGGCGCTGCACGTCGTCGGCGACCACGACCGCCGCATCCGCCTCGACGACGAGGTCGGGACAGGAGCCCTCGATGCGGATGACCGCTCCGTCCGCGGTGATCGGACCGGTCGGGCAGGCCGCGGTCGTCGACGCGGCGGCGATCAGCCTGTCACGATCGGCTTGGCCTTCGGCGCTCAGGCCGGAGCTCTCCATGGGTGCATCGGTGGTCGGTCGCGGTGTCGGTGTCGAGCGCTCGACCTGTGCGTCGGATGCGGCCGGGGCCGGAGTCGGTGCGTCATCGGCGGACGGATCGACGATGGACACCGTGCATCCCGTCGTCGTCAGGGACCCGAGCAGCACGAACCCCACCAGGATCGATCTCGTTCTGCGGCGGCGCATGTCCCTATCCTCTCGTGTCGACCTCGTTCGGATGCCTCCGAGCATCAGAACGTCGCAGGGATGAAGATCTCGACCCGGCGGTTCAGCTGGCGGCCGGCCGGGTTGTCGACACCGTCGATCTCATTGGCCGCGACCGGGCGACTCTCGCCGAAGCCCTCCGCGGTGAGGGTCGTCGTGACACCGCGGTCTTCGAGCGCTGCGACGACCGACTGCGCGCGTTCCTCCGACAGGGTCTGGTTCTCGGCATCCGATCCGATCGCGTCGGTGTGCCCGCTGACGGCAGCGTCGCTCACCCCGAGGCGCGTGAGCACCTCGGCCACGGTCGCGAGGGTCG is a window from the Microbacterium sp. LWO14-1.2 genome containing:
- a CDS encoding HAMP domain-containing sensor histidine kinase; the encoded protein is MSRAGDVALGVLTAVPVGICALTAGGMLVAGDERVLAAELALPAGVLVAGALVSAIPLSILVWRRRRVAAERARQRATAAAAQSAADRERANHQRFLARLDHELKNPLTAIRATVATANPAAGASSPASAVVRDAAWDTVDAQAQKLSGLVRDLRKLSELETRPLEREPVSLEEMLAEAIEALGHQDPAARARTVLSVTRVPWSVPPLQLDLDLMSLAIDNVLGNAAKYSVQGPIEVRLREQDGWAIVEIADAGRGIPAAELSSVFDELARARNARDVPGSGIGLTLVATVVRRHGGDVSVRSVEGSGTVVALRLPVRERA
- a CDS encoding DUF3060 domain-containing protein, with the protein product MRRRRTRSILVGFVLLGSLTTTGCTVSIVDPSADDAPTPAPAASDAQVERSTPTPRPTTDAPMESSGLSAEGQADRDRLIAAASTTAACPTGPITADGAVIRIEGSCPDLVVEADAAVVVADDVQRLVLSGDGTVVYVETVDAVSVSGSASSVFWAGATPSVNDTGTANTLRRG
- a CDS encoding response regulator transcription factor translates to MDAPDRPGILLVDDDDAITTALGPFLERSGFSVRIAGDGRDALREVERDVPDLVVCDVLMPHVDGREFVRRVRARQLWLPIILLTQVGESWERSAALDEGADDYLNKPFDPHELISRIRAVLRRTAQGGATLRSAHRLRAADLVLDRTARRVWRADAELSLTPKAMTLLEYLMLHPGEVHTREHLLATLWGFDFTTSSRAVDHRIAELRRVLGEAGAGGPFIETAQSIGYQFVARVVPA